In one Rutidosis leptorrhynchoides isolate AG116_Rl617_1_P2 chromosome 8, CSIRO_AGI_Rlap_v1, whole genome shotgun sequence genomic region, the following are encoded:
- the LOC139863102 gene encoding F-box/LRR-repeat protein 12-like isoform X1: MASANNGVIVDRKRIIVSALYKLKSMDAFNKWVTFAEDLPLGPEGCSKGVITQLPDDLLSLIYRKLNKLCDQRSFIRTCHLFLDIAILSCKCLKVDDNDVTTKLRKSYNPLDSIVLGRYLHRFSHYPSSISVLNLDFSPITDKGLEALTKYCNKTTLMNVSLRRCRHITNTGILFVKKNCPQLRVLKISSCKNVSGVTSEQGFWATLTYLEADSLALCPTGFLSGGGLEYLNVFNLNENGCSNLAYIGSGIAKNLKILSFRKGSYVTDECIMEISKGCPLLQVLNVSSCYREGIGLPGWVSIGLHCQNLEKLHVNNSKDLCDTGLLALGNCSKLSVLYMSDCPKVTPDGKNKFKIQRPDVKIETTMEVLFFPECTTY, translated from the exons ATGGCGTCTGCTAACAATGGCGTTATTGTTGATAGAAAACGAATAATCGTGTCGGCTCTCTATAAACTCAAATCAATGGATGCT TTCAACAAGTGGGTCACTTTTGCAGAGGATTTGCCATTAGGTCCCGAGGGATGCTCAAAAGGTGTAATTACACAACTTCCTGATGACCTTTTGAGCCTAATTTACAGAAAACTAAACAAATTATGTGATCAAAGATCTTTCATCCGAACATGTCATCTTTTTCTTGATATCGCAATTCTAAGTTGTAAATGCTTAAAGGTTGATGATAATGATGTTACAACGAAATTACGTAAGTCATACAACCCCCTTGATTCAATTGTGCTTGGTAGATATCTTCATCGTTTCAGTCATTATCCTTCATCGATATCGGTTCTTAATCTTGATTTTAGTCCCATTACAGACAAGGGACTAGAAGCGTTAACAAAATATTGTAATAAAACCACATTGATGAACGTGAGTCTTAGGCGTTGCCGTCACATAACAAACACTggaattttgtttgttaaaaaaaattgTCCTCAACTTCGGGTACTCAAAATATCCAGCTGTAAAAATGTTTCTGGAGTAACATCCGAACAAGGTTTTTGGGCAACTTTGACTTATTTAGAAGCAGATTCACTGGCACTTTGCCCCACTGGATTTTTAAGTGGAGGCGGTCTTGAGTATTTAAATGTTTTTAATTTAAATGAGAATGGATGTAGTAATTTAGCATATATCGGTTCAGGCATCGCTAAAAACCTTAAAATCCTTTCATTTCGGAAGGGATCCTATGTTACGGATGAGTGCATAATGGAAATTTCAAAAGGGTGTCCTTTACTTCAAGTGTTGAATGTATCATCATGTTATAGAGAAGGAATTGGGCTCCCGGGTTGGGTTTCGATTGGATTGCATTGTCAAAATTTGGAGAAATTACATGTCAACAACTCCAAGGACCTTTGCGATACAGGATTACTAGCTTTGGGTAATTGCTCCAAATTATCTGTATTGTACATGTCCGATTGCCCAAAAGTTACTCCAGATGGGAAAAACAAATTCAAGATACAGAGACCGGATGTCAAGATAGAAACGACAATGGAGGTGCTATTTTTCCCAGAATGtactacttattaa
- the LOC139863102 gene encoding uncharacterized protein isoform X2, producing the protein MASANNGVIVDRKRIIVSALYKLKSMDAFNKWVTFAEDLPLGPEGCSKGVITQLPDDLLSLIYRKLNKLCDQRSFIRTCHLFLDIAILSCKCLKVDDNDVTTKLRIAKNLKILSFRKGSYVTDECIMEISKGCPLLQVLNVSSCYREGIGLPGWVSIGLHCQNLEKLHVNNSKDLCDTGLLALGNCSKLSVLYMSDCPKVTPDGKNKFKIQRPDVKIETTMEVLFFPECTTY; encoded by the exons ATGGCGTCTGCTAACAATGGCGTTATTGTTGATAGAAAACGAATAATCGTGTCGGCTCTCTATAAACTCAAATCAATGGATGCT TTCAACAAGTGGGTCACTTTTGCAGAGGATTTGCCATTAGGTCCCGAGGGATGCTCAAAAGGTGTAATTACACAACTTCCTGATGACCTTTTGAGCCTAATTTACAGAAAACTAAACAAATTATGTGATCAAAGATCTTTCATCCGAACATGTCATCTTTTTCTTGATATCGCAATTCTAAGTTGTAAATGCTTAAAGGTTGATGATAATGATGTTACAACGAAATTAC GCATCGCTAAAAACCTTAAAATCCTTTCATTTCGGAAGGGATCCTATGTTACGGATGAGTGCATAATGGAAATTTCAAAAGGGTGTCCTTTACTTCAAGTGTTGAATGTATCATCATGTTATAGAGAAGGAATTGGGCTCCCGGGTTGGGTTTCGATTGGATTGCATTGTCAAAATTTGGAGAAATTACATGTCAACAACTCCAAGGACCTTTGCGATACAGGATTACTAGCTTTGGGTAATTGCTCCAAATTATCTGTATTGTACATGTCCGATTGCCCAAAAGTTACTCCAGATGGGAAAAACAAATTCAAGATACAGAGACCGGATGTCAAGATAGAAACGACAATGGAGGTGCTATTTTTCCCAGAATGtactacttattaa